In Brassica napus cultivar Da-Ae chromosome A3, Da-Ae, whole genome shotgun sequence, the sequence aagattgatgAAATTCAAAATCCAAGACAGAAGTGTTGGATATTTCTCATACAAAAGTACATCATATTCCATTCAAATTAGATTCTAATAAAATCTAGTTGATATTGAATAACAGGTGATTCTAATTGTATATCTGTATTAAACTTCCCAATCCAATAACACCCCCCCTAATGGGCCTAAGCTTCCTTCTTATGGGCCCATATTCATAAAGGCGTAGATACGTCTAGTTTCGGGCCAAGATTCAACAGAGCTAAATCTAAACCATTTAGTTTATATTCATCCCAAATCAAACCGGTTTGGTTTCGACAACAGGATTCGAACTCGGTACAGCTTTCTTCTTCCGACGATGGCGCCGCATGATCTTCGCCGTCCTTTCAAGCGACGACCTATCTCCGACCAACAGAAACGCAGAGACCTTTCACTTCTCCGCCAGTCTCAGCATCGCTCCGACGCCCAGCAGCGAGCTCGAAACCTCGCCTCTTCCGTCATATCCCTCCAATCATCATCCTCCCCCGATGTCGACCCGGAAACACTATCCGAACCCATGCCTGACGTCGACACCACCGGACACGAATCGGAAGCGAGTAGCTTCGACATTCGCCAAGCTTCGAGTCTGAGAGGACCCGAGGCTCGCAAGTGGTTCGCTAGTCAGCTTATGTTACCTGAATGGATGATCGACGTACCTGAGAATCTGAGCAGAGATTGGTAACTAACTAGCCCTCTTGTtcgattttgttttttcattacaaagtttgtaactttttgttttttggttgttttttCATTACAAAGTttgtaactttttgttttttggttgttttttAAGGTATGTGTTAGCGAGACCAGCTGGGAAGCGATGTTTTGTAGTGTCAGCGGATGGAACTACTGTTAGTAGGTTACGTAATGGTTCTGTCTTGCATCATTTCCCTTCTGCGTTGCCTGGTGGTGCTAGGAAGAAAGGTGTTTCCGGTCCAGCACAATCGTATTCGATACTGGACTGTATATTTCACGAGGTTAAAAGATTCTTCCTCTTATTGGTTTATCTTGGTTTATGATCCTACTAAGTGGTTTTGTTACTGTTATGTGTACAGGCGGATCAGACGTATTACGTGATTGATATGGTTTGTTGGAGGGGTTACTCGCTTTATGAATGTACAGCAGAGTTCAGGTTCTTTTGGTTGCAGTCAAAGCTTGACGAGACTGGTGCTTGTGATCCGCCTTCCTTTTACCACAAGTTCAGGTTCAGCGTTGTTCCTTTTTATAACTGCGACCAAAGCGGACTTCACTCGGCTTATACGGGATCATTACCTTATGTCAAGGATGGATTGTTGTTATATAACAAGTAAGTGCATCGTTTCATCTCTCCTACTTGTAGTATGCCATTTAGTTTGCTTCAGTAACCAATATTTTATGATGCCTGCACTTGTAGATAAAATGTGTCTTTGACAACGTACTCATTGGTCTGGGGCTCTTCTTTGATAAAGTTTTTGTTTAACAATGAATCTTATTTTCCGTGGCATTTGTTTCTGGCCAATTGTTATGCGGCAACATCTACTTAAGTTCATGCAAATTTGTCGCAGGCATGCACATTATCATACTGGGAATACTCCTCTGGTGTTGATATGGAAGGATGAGAGGTGTAGTCAGTATGTCATTGATACAGACAACAATGGACAAGTTCCAAACCAACAACATGTAAGTAGACTTCACATACGTATAAAGCTCATGGATTTTTCATACAAGGTTATTAGTAAAATACTCACATTAACAAGTACCTATAAACAAGTATGGTGTAAGTGCAGATCGTCTTGGGGCTGCAAGATGATGGGAAAATTGTAACATCAGATGATCCACCTGTAGTAGTTAATTGCTTGAATGCAGACTTCATAAAACAGGTATGTTCAGTATATAATAGAGAGTGCATCATTATCCTGATTAGCCTTTTTGAATTAGCTTGAAAAATACGCATTTGGGCTAAGTGAGAACTGTAAGATCAGAGTAATCTTCTTGTTGTACTACTAGGAGACCGATGGAGTCTATGAAGTATACTAGATAGTGATGTTGTTTAGTTTAAGGTTGCTTTCTCACTGTGGGCTTCTTGCCATGTTGGATATTACAGTCAGGACTGTCTCCAGGAAGCCTTGTTCGATTTGCCATTGGCGATGGAGGGTTGAACTGTGTGGATGGTAAATTTGAGAAGGCAGATTTACAATATATCAGTGTTTCAAATCGAGCTCGAGCATTTGCGGATAGTTATTCCAAGGTTAACACTCTCTTCCTTTGCATATATTGCACTCGAAATTTTAGGGaatcatatttttatgaattgaaACTGAAGCATTTTATAATCAATTTTGCAGATCATGTTTCAATATATGGCCCGACATTCTCCCGTGAAGGCTGAAGATCTCGCTTCAGTGATTTCACAGGAGAACCAACAAGACAAGCCCCCTGAAGTAGAGATGTCTGATTGAAGAGAGGAGAGACTCTTGGACATTGTGTTGTGTGTTTTGTGGAAACCAGAgagtatcatatttttttaaagattttcagCTATTTTTGGCTTCTCACACACGATGCTTTGATTATAGATAGTTTGttccatgaaaatgaaaagaaaaaaagcaaaaatCCATTACTTTGTATTGATGACAGGtataaatatctattaatgaatatttttgCATGAAAACTAtgcttaaaaaagaaaaatcctGAAAACTATGACCATTTCATCAACCTCAATCCATTAACTACTTGGAATGATATTTGTACAGATCTCTGATAGCTAGTCTACATTGAATGCCTTATTTGAACATATACTTCCCTACACACGCACTGTTATGTGACAGACTCCGTAGTGTGACAGAGCAACAACCTTGCTTTTGAACTAATTTTGCTAATATCTGATCAAGGCTGTTTCTGGTGAGCAGAACCTAGATGCATTTGATCGACCCTTGATCCGAAACTTCCAGAAGTTCCCTTTAGCTGAAACCTGATTCTCCTGGCACAAGAATTCCCAGGAGAGCCACTTCTCAACAGTCCTTTGCACATCATGCACTAAAACATATGTTGTCGAGTTACTACTTCCTTGTATTGCTAACACAGCTGCAGTATATATACTCCCCATCCTACCTGGCGCCTCTAAGTCATCCCCACGTGGTCCATCAACAACTATCACATCCCATTTGGTATTGTACACTTCCTGTGGCAAATCCTTCAGTTTCAGTTTGCATTCTGATGAGCCTTGATGTAGAGTATTCGTATTTGGTGCAGCACATGCGGGATTAGCTCTGGCATGTCGGAGCAGTTTGTAAACGTTCTTGACTTCCATCTGATGGTACTTCAAGCTGTAGATTCTTGTGTTGTTGGGATTTACTTcagcttttgattttgattgTTCATCTTCTAAAATGACGGTAATGCCTCTGGTGTTGATTGAAGATAACTTGAGGTAGTGAGGTGCAAACCCAAAAACAAGGACGTTGCAAGGGGGTCTACTAGTAATTGTATCTGATAAGAGCTTGAGTTCCTTTTCGGTGAGAGCGCTCTGGCTCGCATTAGCACTTATCTGCTGACTGAACTCAGACCGAAATGTGGTAGAAGAGAGGGAATGAGAGGCAGAGGATGAAGACTTTAAGGAGATCCGGAGGAGGCGAATAACAGATAGGCTTGAGAGAACGAAGATAAGTAGAGGTATGAGTTTACGTACAGTGAATTTTGGCATGGTGATCTTTGATTCTCTCTTGTGTTTGGGAGTATCAGGGGAGGAAGGAGGTGAGAATCTGAGTAGAGGGTTGAGAATAGGAAGTGAAGATTGATGAAGATGTGGAGGCATTATAACTATTCTCTCCGTTCTTTCAGTATCATCAGGTTCTCAAATGAGTTTGTGAATggtatttttggttttaaaatgaTATCATCTGTTATGTATTTGTGTCGTCTTCGAGTGAATAACAAGGAAAGTCGTCTTGCTTCCGTTCCAAGATTCGGTTTGTTGTTTGTTCTTGTTGGCAAGTCATTTACTTGGTAGTTAGAGTTTACCAAACATCATTATGAAAGTTTTAGTATTTGTCATGTCAATGGAGTGGCAAAGATATTAGTCAAAAAGATATAAACGTGTATCAATGTGATTGCG encodes:
- the LOC106361740 gene encoding snurportin-1 encodes the protein MAPHDLRRPFKRRPISDQQKRRDLSLLRQSQHRSDAQQRARNLASSVISLQSSSSPDVDPETLSEPMPDVDTTGHESEASSFDIRQASSLRGPEARKWFASQLMLPEWMIDVPENLSRDWYVLARPAGKRCFVVSADGTTVSRLRNGSVLHHFPSALPGGARKKGVSGPAQSYSILDCIFHEADQTYYVIDMVCWRGYSLYECTAEFRFFWLQSKLDETGACDPPSFYHKFRFSVVPFYNCDQSGLHSAYTGSLPYVKDGLLLYNKHAHYHTGNTPLVLIWKDERCSQYVIDTDNNGQVPNQQHIVLGLQDDGKIVTSDDPPVVVNCLNADFIKQSGLSPGSLVRFAIGDGGLNCVDGKFEKADLQYISVSNRARAFADSYSKIMFQYMARHSPVKAEDLASVISQENQQDKPPEVEMSD
- the LOC106361741 gene encoding probable methyltransferase At1g27930 — translated: MPPHLHQSSLPILNPLLRFSPPSSPDTPKHKRESKITMPKFTVRKLIPLLIFVLSSLSVIRLLRISLKSSSSASHSLSSTTFRSEFSQQISANASQSALTEKELKLLSDTITSRPPCNVLVFGFAPHYLKLSSINTRGITVILEDEQSKSKAEVNPNNTRIYSLKYHQMEVKNVYKLLRHARANPACAAPNTNTLHQGSSECKLKLKDLPQEVYNTKWDVIVVDGPRGDDLEAPGRMGSIYTAAVLAIQGSSNSTTYVLVHDVQRTVEKWLSWEFLCQENQVSAKGNFWKFRIKGRSNASRFCSPETALIRY